Part of the Streptomyces europaeiscabiei genome is shown below.
CAGGAATGGCAGCAGCCCGCCGTGTAGCGCTCCTGAGGGAAGTGCCGCGCGAAGAAGTCGTGGGCGGATGCCAGCGACCGGTCGCACGCTTCCGGCGTCAGGGGTCCCGCGTAGTCGGGTATGTGCAGGTCGAGGCAGGGTTCTCCGGGCCGCAGCCCCAGGCCCGCCGCCGCCAGCGCGACGCCTTCCCGTCCGCTCACCCGTGACCGCTGGTACTGCAGCCGGCCGAGCTGGAACAGCTCCCCGTGGAAGTGCAGCGAGAACCAGCCCGGCGCGACGAGCCCGCCCACGCCGTACCGTCTGCGGTGCAGCACCAGGCCCCGGCCGAGGTCCGCGAGGGTGCGCCGGGAGATGTCGTCGGGGATGCCACGCTCGCGGTGGTAGGCGCGCACGTACGGCAGGGCCGCGAGGAAGACGTACACATGGAAGTAGCGGCCGAGCGGGCCCGACTCCAGGGGGAACGGCAGGAGTCCCGGCCCCTTGCCGATCTTCCCCATGTCCCGCGCGAGACCGGCGACGCACCGCCCGAGCAGCCAGGTCGCGCTCTCGTCGGCCGCCAGTGTGCGGCGCAGCGCGACCAGGTCGTTGATGTCCTCGTACGGCACGGCGAGGTCCACCAGCACGTCCGGCAGCTCGTCGGCGTCCGGCAGCCGCGCCTGCGCTTCCGGGGCGTTCTCGCTCTCCTGAAGGCCCTTCAGCCAGTCGGCGAGCCTCTCGTCCGCCCGCACCGCGTCCAGCAACACCATGGCCTCCCCGTCACCGCATCGGTCTCCTGGAGAACGTGCGAGGCGAGGAGTACGTTTCCCAGTAGGACGAGGAGGAGCGGTCGATCCGATGCGTACCGGCAGTGAACCGACGACAGCGCGCAGTCCCCTGCGGATGCGGCTCTGGCTGAGCGTGTGGGGTCTGATCTGGGCGATCGCCGGAACGGCGGCGTTCGCCCTGGTCGGCCGCCCCGGCTGGGCGATCGCCTGCGGGGTGCTGTGGCTGATCGTCACCGTCGACCTGGTCGTGATCCTGCGCCACATCCGTCAGGGCCCGCACTACCAGCCGGGCCGGGACATCCCGCCGTACCAACCACCGAGTCCGCCCCGTCCGTAGGTGTGAGGGCAGGCGCGGCCGTCAGGAGTCGAACCGTGCCGCTTCCAGGTACTGCGGGTTCGGGTCGAGGGCCGCGGCGAGCCGGAAGTGACGCTTGGCCTGGTCGTCGCGGGCCTGGCGCTGATAGGTGCGGGCGAGGGCGAAGTGCGCGAACGCGTTGTCCGGCTCACGCTCCAGGACGATGGTGAACTCCAGCTCGGCGGGCCGCAGTTGGGCCGCCGCGAAGAAGGCGCGGGCGCGCAGCAGCCGGGCCGCCGTGTTCTCGGGGTGCTCGGCTATGACCCGGTCGAGCAGCTTGACCGCGCCCCGCGGATCGCGCGCGGCGAGCAACTGCTCGGCAGCACGGAAGTCGATGACGTGCGTCTCCGGGGTACGTCCGGTGGAACCGCTGGTCTCGGGCACGGCTGAGTCCTTCCCTTGCTGGGACGGTTCAACGCCCCCTGCTCCCCCGCTATTCCTATGTGTGTTCGGATCGTTCCCGGGCCGCGTGTGCCCGATGCGTGAGATCCGCCCATACGTCCCGCACCCGGCGCCGCAGGTCTTCCAGGGGTACGTCGTTGTCGATGACGATGTCCGCGATCTCCAGACGCTTGTCGCGGGTCGCCTGGGCGGCCATGCGCGCGCGGGCGTCCTCCTCCGTCATGCCACGCAGGTGTACGAGACGGTCGAGCTGTGTCTCGGGGGCCACGTCCACGACGACCACCAGGTCGTACAGCGGGGCGAGGCCGTTCTCGGTGAGCAGGGGGACGTCGTGGATGACGACGGAGTCCTCGGCGGCGGCGTTCTCCAGCTCTCTGGAGCGGGCGCCCACCAAGGGGTGCACGATCGCGTTCAGCGCGGCGAGCTTCTCCGGGTCCGCGAACACGAGGGAGCCCAGCCTGGGCCGGTCCAGGCTGCCGTCCGGCGCGAGCACGGCCCCGCCGAAGGTCTCGACGACCGCTGCGAGCCCCGGAGTACCCGGTGCGACGACCTCGCGCGCGATGCGGTCCGCGTCGATCAGCACGGCGCCGCACTCCACGAGCAGCCGTGACACCTCGCTCTTGCCGGCGCCGATACCGCCGGTCAGGCCCACCTTCAGCATGCCCGGCAGCTTAGGCCCTGCCACTGACACAGCTGTGGGAGACCCTGATGTCCGCCGGGCCCTGCACCGCTCGGACATCAGGGTCTCCCCAGCCCCGGAAGCATGCTCCGCAGGCGGCCGGGAGGGCTCAGCCCTCGCCCTCCCGCTCCGCCAGGAACTTCTCGAACTCGAGCCCGATCTCGTCCGCGGAGGGGATCTCGACGGGCTCGGCGAGCATGTTGCCCCGCGTCTCGGCGCCCGCGGCCGCGTCGTACTGGTGCTCCAGGCCCTGCACGAGGGCGACCAGTTCCTCGTCGCCCTCCCGGATCTGCCGGTCGATCTCCGTCTGCGTACGGTGGGCCTCCGTGCGCAGGGCGTGCGCGACGGAGGGCAGCACCAGGCCGGTGGCCGCCGTGACGGCCTCCAGGACGGTCAGGGCCGCGTCCGGGTACGGGGAGCGGGCGATGTAGTGCGGTACGTGCGCGGCGACGCCCAGCACGTCGTGCCCGGCCTCCATGAGGCGGTACTCCACGAGGGACTCGGCGCTGCCGGGCACCTGGGC
Proteins encoded:
- a CDS encoding acyltransferase domain-containing protein yields the protein MLLDAVRADERLADWLKGLQESENAPEAQARLPDADELPDVLVDLAVPYEDINDLVALRRTLAADESATWLLGRCVAGLARDMGKIGKGPGLLPFPLESGPLGRYFHVYVFLAALPYVRAYHRERGIPDDISRRTLADLGRGLVLHRRRYGVGGLVAPGWFSLHFHGELFQLGRLQYQRSRVSGREGVALAAAGLGLRPGEPCLDLHIPDYAGPLTPEACDRSLASAHDFFARHFPQERYTAGCCHSWLLDPQLKRYLPTDANIVRFQERFRIACGNSEPEDDLPIRFVFGDPDLPVETLPRRTGLERAVADHLRAGGHWYSGHGWFAW
- a CDS encoding DUF6343 family protein; translated protein: MRTGSEPTTARSPLRMRLWLSVWGLIWAIAGTAAFALVGRPGWAIACGVLWLIVTVDLVVILRHIRQGPHYQPGRDIPPYQPPSPPRP
- a CDS encoding tetratricopeptide repeat protein, with protein sequence MPETSGSTGRTPETHVIDFRAAEQLLAARDPRGAVKLLDRVIAEHPENTAARLLRARAFFAAAQLRPAELEFTIVLEREPDNAFAHFALARTYQRQARDDQAKRHFRLAAALDPNPQYLEAARFDS
- the coaE gene encoding dephospho-CoA kinase, coding for MLKVGLTGGIGAGKSEVSRLLVECGAVLIDADRIAREVVAPGTPGLAAVVETFGGAVLAPDGSLDRPRLGSLVFADPEKLAALNAIVHPLVGARSRELENAAAEDSVVIHDVPLLTENGLAPLYDLVVVVDVAPETQLDRLVHLRGMTEEDARARMAAQATRDKRLEIADIVIDNDVPLEDLRRRVRDVWADLTHRAHAARERSEHT